A window of Podarcis muralis chromosome 10, rPodMur119.hap1.1, whole genome shotgun sequence genomic DNA:
ccgtcatggtgttccattgcaccagaagcggtttattcattctggtcacatgacccggaaagctgtctgtggacaaatgccggctcccttggcctgaaagcgagatgaacacagcaaccccatagtcgccattgactgggcttaaccgtccaggggtcctttaccttttatcttttacTACTGAATAGGAATACGAAATAACACAGTAGTGAAACTTGTACTTGGCAAATGCAATTTAATGAAAACCCGGCTCCTTATTTAATAAAAGCTGTCTCCATTATTATCTTAACTactgaaaataaaaatggacTTAATCAGTATAGTATGGCCATTTTCTAGACTTCAGGGACtctgtttttgaaatgctctAAAGCTCTCTTAGTTGAGATTGATActgtttaaaattaaaatgctatCAGTAGATCTCTTGGCACCAGCTATTTCAGAGAGTATGCGGAATCTGTGGAATCATTTAGACACAGAATGCAGCTGTGTCTCATCCGAACCATTTTCCATTTGTATAAGTTGATCAATTCTAATGTAATAGTTTATCACTGTGAAGATTACATATTGAAATATGTAATCCTCCTTATATATTCTAATTTTGCGTTTCGTTTTTCCCCTCTAGGCACATTGGACATGTTGGTTGGGACCCGAACACAGGTTTTGATGTAAGCAAGAATGAGGGTGGTTAACTGTTCCAAAACTCCCAAGCGTTCTACAGTCATTCTATATTTATGTGAAACAAAAATTGAAAGGAGGGCAATTGTAATTCATACTTTTTTTTGTCATGAAGGTTTTTAAATTTGCCATGCAAGCCGATTTAACTAAGAATGCTTTGAGCTTCATGCCTGAAAACAGAAATCTTCCCAGAAACTATGCTACATCATTGCCACACAGCCCAAGGTTTTGTGTGGAGAAACTTTTCAAATAAAAGGATCTGTGTTtgctgaacaaaacaaaaaaaagtagcTTCTAATGGCTCTAATGTTTCCATTAGGTTAACAATTTGGATCCAGAGCTGAAAAACCTGTTTGACATGTGTGGAATTTCAGAGGCTCAGCTGAAAGACAAAGAAACATCCAAGGTTATAtatgattttattgaaaaaacagGAGGTGTGGAAGCTGTTAAAAACGAGTTGCGTAGACAAGGTGAGTCCTCGTGCCATCCACTCATGCTTTGTAATGCCTACAAAAATGCAGGGTTTGAGCAGACTTCACTGTAGCTCCAAGTTCTACCTTCTGCACTCTTCCTGAGGCCTGAGAGGATGGGCTGAGGAAAGGGGATCAGCTAaactctcttctccctgctgccccaATCCGTGGGAGCATCCCGTGAGCAGAACTCAGGATAATCCTGTAGGTGGGACCACGGTATGAATCCAGTCCATTACATCAAGTTGAGATGTGCTtctccagattttttaaaatggatttctaTTTGCACATTTTGTTAAACACACTTaatttgaaatggaatacgcTTCGCTTTGACGAAATCTCTGTGGCCAACAAACTTTTCTGTTTTAAACACCATCCTGTATCTAagccaaaatgtttaaaaattgaGTCCCAAGCAGGGGGTATCCCAGGAGTGCATCACTCTGTAGAAATTGACttctctgggtttgtttgtttttgcaagtaGCTGCAATGGCCAGCCATAATTGGAGAACCAAGAATTTCTGTCACGATTCAATACTTACATGGTACCACCCATTTACTACATAGGTGCATGTGCCTCTGTAGCATAATTATTATGGGGTAGACAGCAGATGCTGGAGACCAACAGTTTCATGGCAGTGGATTAAAGAAAGTAAATGAGACTAGGATGCTTCAGAGAAAGTTAATATGTGTTACATTTATGATCTAGGTCCACCACTCTGGAGTGGTATGTATGAATTCTAATCTTCAGAGTTCTTTGCATTGCAGTGGTGTGTGATACGCAATACCTACACATTTGGGTGGAAAAAATACCAGATTTAGGAATGGATACATCAATACATAATTTGTAACCATTTTATATAGTAAAAAGTTGTGGCTTTTTTCCCATTGGATATTACTGGTAAACAGTGCCCTGCAATTAATTTTTGTTAAAGTCACTAACCTGCTGCCCTTTGGTGCTTCAACCTATTGTATAATAAGCCTTATAAAATATATATCATtgtttgaagtgtgtgtgtgtgtgtgtgtgtgtgtgtgtgtgctttaagatATTCATTTAGTGATTTTGAACAAAGGGCTTCCTTGTTCTAATAACAAGAGACCCCGTACTTACAAGTGGTTTCTTCATCATGGCTAAGTAGAACACATTTTACCAATTACTAGCTCTTAATTGGGTTTTGGGAATGAACTGCTCTGTAGGTTGTGTATGGAGAAAGATTTGAGTCTTAAAGTGCGATCCTATGCAAGTCTGCGCTCAGAAGTAAGCTCAGTTGAGTTCTGTGAGATGAATAGGTATGAGACTGCAGCCACAATCTTGCGAAGCACTGAGGCCATTCACTAGCAAGGTGATTTCTTCGATGGTGACTGCAAGTAGCAGGAAATAATATTAGAGAGAACTTAATAATATTGCATGGTGATGCGTATTCcagccttcctcttcttcctctcactGTTAAGGATGGGTGGAAGAGTTgagctgccattttgaaatttAAACAGAGAATGATGGCCTATATGTATATGTCAAGATTAACTCAAATATGCTAGTGCTCAAGATCAGGGTGAGCTAAGGCCTTAGTTCATTTGGCTACTTAAAGTTCTTCCAAAATGAATGCCTTTACACATATACCTATGCCTCAGTGGCCTCCACATTGAGATGATTTGCTGGATTTGATGTGGGGCTATGGTAAAAAGTTATTCAGAACCTTCCATTGATTATTATATGGAAGTGGGGATTAGGCCTGCCATCTGTATTGGATTCCCTGTTGCAGTAAAAATGTGCCTAAATCAACAAAGCCATGTTTGATTTGCTTTATAATGACAAATGAGCTATCTTGGGCAAAACGATATGTTGCCCACTTTCTAGTGTATGAAAACGTTTTACTCATTTTTTTTGTAACAGTTGGGTAACACAGCCAATTGGGAGCAATAGCTTTGTGTGAGGCGGAAAATTTTCAAATTTCAGTGATTCTAAAACACAGAGTATTAACCTTTCTATGGAGAGAGTTGGTTCCTTTTGGAAATGCTTTGCTTCTGTGCTAAAATTATCCTCTTAAAGGCTGTGAGTATAAAACTTCAGTGTTATGAAAGCCATGCAGATAGACCGTCACTTGTAAATATTGGCATTGACCTGTATAGACATTTGAGAACATgcattcttccccccaccccactttttccctTTTGCTTGGTGTGCAGAGAGTGGTTTGTTGCAGTTGTGATGCTAGCTGGGTGAGAGACCAGATATGCTCAACTggaaacaattattttttttaactgataaaatggtagtacagtggtaactcagttttcgaacataatctgttctggaagactgttcaagttccaaaacgtccgaaaactcaatacagaaaacTCTACGGAATCCACGTGGCATGTTCAGCAACCGAGACGTGTTCAAAAACCTAAGCATTTACAAGTTTACAACAAACCGAAATGTTCATCAGCCTCTGTCCAGTATATctgatggagcgtctccacccccatcgttctgcccggacactgaggtccagcgccgagggccttctggcggttcccttactgcgagaagccaagttacagggaaccaggcagagggccttctcggtagtggcgcccaccctgtggaatgccctcccatcagatgtcaaaagagataaacaactacctaacatttagaaggcatctgaaggcagccctgtttagggaagcttttaatgtttgatgcattacggtattttaatattttgttggaagccgcccagagtggctggggaagcccagccatatgggcggggtaaaaataaattattgttattgttattgttatttatttatttatttattattattattattattattatcatcatcatcatcatcatcatcatcatcagagacatttgaaaaccgaggtaccactgtgctgtcaCTGCAGAAATATAGCATTGTGAACTGCCCTTTATTGATGCATATGCATGTCCTGAACTTACCACATCTGTGATGGAGGACAGACTACAAACTGAGTGAGGTTCCTTGGGGAGGAGGCAAAGGAACTGAGCTCTTCTGTAAATCAAAATAGTCTTTTTGATGTGCAGCTGTTGGTCAGTGGGGGGAGCTATCCCTCTGTAAGTGACTAAgcacttgtttgttttttgttctcagctcctccaccacctccaccaTCCAGGGGcggccctccccctcctcctcctcccccaccaccacataGCTCGGGGCCACCTCCCCCTCCTATTAGGGGAAGGGGAGCACCTCCGCCACCTCCTTCAAGAGCTCCGACCGCAGCGCCACCCCCTCCGCCTCCTTCCAGACCTGGCGGTGCggtgccgcccccgccccccaacaggatgtatcctcctcctcctccggttcATTCTTCCTCGGCCCCCTCcggcccccctcctccccctccaccaCCTTCGGGTGGTTCTTGtgtgcctcctccgcctcccccaccccctccccctcctggtcCTCCGCCGCCGCCCAGTGTCCCAGTCGAGGTTGACCATCAGCTTCCAGTTCCTGCAGGAAACAAAGCAGCTCTCTTAGATCAAATCAGAGAAGGGGCCCAGTTGAAAAAAGTAGAACAGAGCAGTCGTCCGGTCTCCAGCTCGGGAAGAGACGCGCTACTTGATCAGATACGGCAGGGTATACAGCTGAAGTCTGTGAGTATCACTGGGTTTTTTGGTTCTTTAGTTCTGGTTACTAGCAAAATTTTGTGTAGTGTGTATCGTAGAAtcgtgttggaagggatcccaaggatcattctgcccaaccccctgcagttcaggaatctcaactaaagcatccatgacaggtggccatccagcctctgcttaaacggcctcggtcctgtatacctgaaggagcgtctttacccccatcgttcggcccggacacagagatccagcaccgagggccttctggcggttccttcactgcgagaagtgaggttacagggaaccagacagagggccttcttggtagtggaacgcccacccttcagatgtgaaggaaataagcagctatcctatctttaaaagacatctgaaggcagcactgtttagggaagtttttactatttaatgctgtattgtttttaacacttgattgggagccgcccagagtggctggggaaactcagccagatgggcggggtataaataataaaatattattaataataatattataattaattaattaattaattaaacacctccaaggaaggagagtccacaacctctgtaATACACTAATATATGTTTGTCACAAGAATTTCATTAACTGTCTAAGTAGACTTTTGGTGATCGAGTAAAAGTGCGAAGTGTAGAATAATCAGTCTGTCCTTGTTTCTGTTTACTTGAAGGTATGCTCTAGCCATTGGCTTCTCAGAAATTGAGTGCTAAATGTTCTAAGTTCTATGTACGCTTCTACATTACTGTATTCAATCTCCTCCACCCCAGGTATCTGATGGGCAAGAGAGTGCACCGCCTACGCCTGCTCCCACCTCGGGTATTGTGGGAGCGCTAATGGAAGTTATGCAGAAAAGGAGCAAAGCCATTCATTCTTCAGGTAGCGCATTAACTCAGTCTTTGTACGGCCATGTGCAGTTAGTTTCTTTGAATTAATACCCACGTTTATAACATGGATTATGGCATCTATTCTATCTGCCGATATAATAATATTTAACAGAAAGGGATTATAGGCTTATCAGCAGTGTGAAGTTTTAAGAAAAACCTGTATTGAAAAATAGCCTTGTAGCAaccataaaaattatattaatcaACAGTTTACTAATTTATACAATTCTAGAACTGCTTGTCACAACCCACACAATGGATGTAATTTATGGAAGCTTGTTTCTGTTTCCATAAGCACCCCTTATTTAGAAAAAGAATAGGTTATTTGGTTATTCTCCTGAACCAGATAGATCGCTTATTTATTTGGAAGTATATAGATAATAGTAGGAATATTACAAATATTTTGAAGCTGTCACTTAGATCTTAATactgtgccaccaccaagaaaatCATCTTTTGGCCAGCTGTTATTACAAAAATCATGGGGTAGGCATAAATAATATGCACTGTACTCCTAAGGAAAGTAATATACAATCACTATGTGACTTAGGACCTGGGTACTTAAATAGTCACAATTTTTCACATACATGCCCAggcatattattactattattgttattatttcttacTGTGCAAATGCCATTCAATACCAACTAAATGGGGGTTGGGGGCGGAAATGGCAACACTAGCTTTTACTGAATGTTTAGTTCTTGCAAAAATAACTTAATTTTTTTCTTATCATTAGATGAAGATGAggatgaagaagatgaagaagatttCGAGGATGATGATGAATGGGATGACTGATCAGTATATTAtatatcatatatattttt
This region includes:
- the WASL gene encoding actin nucleation-promoting factor WASL isoform X2, giving the protein MSNNQQPPPPRRITNVGSMLLTPQENESLFGFLGKKCVTMSSAIVQIYAADRNAMWSKKCCGVACLVKDNPQRSYFIRIYDIKDGKQLWEQELYNNFVYNSPRPYFHTFAGDACQVGLNFANEEEAKKFQKTVTDLIGRRQRKSEKRRDLPNGPSLPMATVDIKNPEITTNRFYGSQVNNISYTKEKKKAKAKKKRLTKADIGTPSNFQHIGHVGWDPNTGFDVNNLDPELKNLFDMCGISEAQLKDKETSKVIYDFIEKTGGVEAVKNELRRQAPPPPPPSRGGPPPPPPPPPPHSSGPPPPPIRGRGAPPPPPSRAPTAAPPPPPPSRPGGAVPPPPPNRMYPPPPPVHSSSAPSGPPPPPPPPSGGSCVPPPPPPPPPPPGPPPPPSVPVEVDHQLPVPAGNKAALLDQIREGAQLKKVEQSSRPVSSSGRDALLDQIRQGIQLKSVSDGQESAPPTPAPTSGIVGALMEVMQKRSKAIHSSDEDEDEEDEEDFEDDDEWDD
- the WASL gene encoding actin nucleation-promoting factor WASL isoform X1, translated to MSNNQQPPPPRRITNVGSMLLTPQENESLFGFLGKKCVTMSSAIVQIYAADRNAMWSKKCCGVACLVKDNPQRSYFIRIYDIKDGKQLWEQELYNNFVYNSPRPYFHTFAGDACQVGLNFANEEEAKKFQKTVTDLIGRRQRKSEKRRDLPNGPSLPMATVDIKNPEITTNRFYGSQVNNISYTKEKKKAKAKKKRLTKADIGTPSNFQHIGHVGWDPNTGFDVNNLDPELKNLFDMCGISEAQLKDKETSKVIYDFIEKTGGVEAVKNELRRQGPPLWSAPPPPPPSRGGPPPPPPPPPPHSSGPPPPPIRGRGAPPPPPSRAPTAAPPPPPPSRPGGAVPPPPPNRMYPPPPPVHSSSAPSGPPPPPPPPSGGSCVPPPPPPPPPPPGPPPPPSVPVEVDHQLPVPAGNKAALLDQIREGAQLKKVEQSSRPVSSSGRDALLDQIRQGIQLKSVSDGQESAPPTPAPTSGIVGALMEVMQKRSKAIHSSDEDEDEEDEEDFEDDDEWDD